A genomic stretch from Pochonia chlamydosporia 170 chromosome 4, whole genome shotgun sequence includes:
- a CDS encoding mitochondrial DNA-directed RNA polymerase (similar to Neosartorya fischeri NRRL 181 XP_001261023.1) has product MPSFPPSPLRSHDMRAFDPSSPLTIPEPGPPKAQTKINTYGIPGETEDMLPVFDACIRVGKLDRAALVLKRFNGMGILSGEERILLNNQYLRASLQQMRNSPDRRQAEELHKWYELQIRNKGLPHTAETIACMLKASLLSERGSRLNRLVNRYMGMAPGESGLRVLSMDDILSDQDLAVITGICPTYNFTVETAESAEMSEFAEQDLELRTTEASIDQAVDAVSSGEAAELVPTPQRGIGLQSLKKGLQLLRDLQDVDISKMSDEDRSEIQLQLERDSIGSAIDRWRETNKNLGKKGITTAASPSSSEGSLSHHMANWLDAMEKKLIAEKQLIKVSENKTTKSDQDLERCLYGPLIAQANPARLAAITILSVVNLGAVQGADRGVVVSRLVTNIAKLAQEDIETQEKERAEVEARRRRRALRKIQFLGTAPDAAKSKSNGSSNESTIIIDDSAQVARDLEDAARKPWSVSIRAQVGSFLLKTLLENAFVKVTTGHPTTKEPVCQNQPAFSHLQQPRKGKKVGVLHFNSHLVEQLKREPVGDFIAKHLPMIVEPKPWRHLNEGGFLDSKTTFVRVKSGDIEQKLYTKAAVEAGDMEQVFKGLDVLGKTAWRINKNVLNVMMEAWNTGEETANMPPLNPEFHIPPEPDSSADPLLRRSWIQAVKAIENERSGLHSQRCFMNLQLEIARAYRNQTMYFPHNVDYRGRAYPMPTYLNHMGADHTRAILKFARGKELGERGLRWLKIHLANLYGLDKSSFDEREAFTNENVTNIVDSATNPLNGSRWWLKAEDPWQCLAACFELKAALDLPDPTKFVSQLPVHQDGTCNGLQHYAALGGDTWGAKQVNLEPGDRPADVYSAVADLVKQAIDKDAMADNQFALVLQGKITRKVVKQTVMTNVYGVTFGGAKKQVCKQIDALYPDLGKECGIPNMMLSTYIARHIFNALATMFRGAHDIQYWLGEIGGRVCRALTPAQLKEIRDNYENGERKKKDQLDDLMKKFRSSVVWTTPLRMPVVQPYRKSTAREVRTCLQALVYPINDQSDPVHTRKQLQGFPPNFIHSLDASHMLLSALECHEQGLDFAAVHDSFWTHAADIDTMNGILREAFIQIHEEDVVGRLATEFEARHKGSMYLAHLDPSTPVAKKIKQLRSNSKLCPKEELVLEYKRNSLKLSGNPWDLEAAKKIVTPASVYEEMAGAEVDVSISADTRNIGLGEIPADEDTQEGMATVDMNEDSEVEEENWHDAAAVSMRLMENMKTSHFESQLVGAKKEKTSSKPTSKRTAVPVWLPLTVPAIPKKGDFDVTRLRESKYFFS; this is encoded by the exons ATGCCATCTTTTCCGCCCTCGCCGCTTCGATCTCACGATATGCGAGCCTTCGACCCATCATCGCCGTTGACTATTCCCGAACCTGGGCCACCGAAGGCACAGACCAAAATAAACACATATGGCATTCCTGGTGAAACAGAAGATATGCTTCCTGTCTTCGATGCATGTATTCGTGTGGGAAAGTTGGATAGAGCCGCCTTGGTTCTGAAGAGAttcaatggcatgggcatTCTCTCTGGAGAGGAGCGAATTTTGCTCAACAACCAATACCTGAGGGCTTCGCTGCAGCAGATGCGCAACAGCCCAGACAGACGGCAAGCCGAAGAACTCCACAAATGGTATGAGCTTCAGATACGGAACAAGGGCCTGCCGCATACCGCCGAAACGATCGCGTGCATGCTCAAGGCTTCGCTGCTCTCAGAACGCGGCTCGCGACTCAACCGACTGGTGAATAGATACATGGGCATGGCCCCTGGCGAATCCGGTCTTCGAGTTTTGAGCATGGATGACATCCTTAGCGACCAAGATCTGGCCGTCATCACTGGAATTTGCCCAACGTATAACTTTACTGTAGAGACGGCTGAGTCCGCGGAAATGTCAGAATTTGCTGAACAAGACCTCGAATTGAGAACAACAGAAGCGTCGATCGATCAAGCAGTTGATGCTGTATCATCTGGCGAAGCAGCTGAGCTCGTGCCCACCCCCCAGCGTGGCATTGGGTTGCAGTCGTTGAAAAAAGGACTTCAGCTACTTAGAGACCTACAAGATGTGGACATTTCGAAGATGTCGGATGAAGATCGAAGCGAAATTCAATTGCAACTCGAGCGGGATTCAATAGGATCCGCCATCGACAGATGGAGAGAGACTAACAAGAATTTGGGGAAGAAGGGAATCACGActgctgcttctccatcttcgtcgGAAGGGTCGCTTTCCCATCACATGGCGAACTGGCTGGATGCTATGGAGAAGAAATTAATAGCGGAGAAGCAGCTGATCAAAGTTTCTGAGAACAAAACCACTAAATCGGATCAGGATTTGGAAAGGTGCCTTTATGGTCCCCTAATTGCCCAAGCAAACCCAGCCCGCCTGGCGGCCATTACAATCCTTTCCGTTGTCAACCTTGGAGCCGTGCAAGGCGCAGACAGAGGCGTTGTGGTCAGCCGGCTTGTTACCAACATTGCAAAGCTTGCACAAGAAGATATCGAGACacaagagaaagagagagcTGAAGTCGAAGCGAGGCGTCGTAGGCGGGCTTTGCGCAAAATACAATTCTTGGGCACCGCGCCGGATGCAGCAAAATCCAAATCGAACGGTTCCAGCAACGAAAGCACGATTATTATTGACGACTCTGCCCAGGTTGCCCGCGATCTAGAAGACGCAGCTCGCAAGCCATGGTCTGTGTCTATCCGTGCACAGGTTGGCTCATTCTTATTGAAGACTCTTCTCGAGAACGCTTTCGTGAAGGTCACGACGGGGCATCCCACGACCAAGGAACCTGTCTGTCAAAATCAACCAGCATTCAgtcatctccaacaacctcgaaaaggcaaaaaagTCGGCGTGCTCCACTTCAACTCCCATCTTGTTGAACAACTGAAAAGGGAACCTGTTGGCGACTTCATTGCGAAGCATTTACCGATGATTGTAGAGCCGAAGCCCTGGCGTCACTTGAACGAGGGCGGGTTCTTGGATAGCAAAACCACGTTTGTTCGCGTGAAATCCGGCGACATAGAACAGAAATTGTACACTAAAGCTGCTGTCGAAGCtggagacatggagcaagTTTTCAAAGGTCTCGACGTCCTTGGCAAGACTGCTTGGCGTATCAACAAAAACGTGTTGAATGTCATGATGGAAGCCTGGAATACCGGAGAAGAAACCGCTAACATGCCGCCGTTGAATCCCGAGTTTCATATTCCCCCCGAGCCCGACTCGTCCGCGGACcctctactccgtagaagCTGGATACAGgccgtcaaggccatcgaGAATGAGAGATCAGGTTTACACTCTCAGCGGTGCTTTATGAATCTCCAGCTAGAGATTGCACGAGCATACAGAAATCAGACCATGTACTTCCCGCACAATGTGGACTATCGGGGTCGCGCGTATCCGATGCCAACTTATTTGAATCACATGGGCGCCGACCACACCAGAGCGATTCTGAAGTTTGCTAGAGGAAAGGAGCTTGGAGAGCGAGGCCTTCGATGGCTGAAAATTCACTTGGCCAACTTGTACGGCCTGGACAAATCAAGTTTTGACGAGCGAGAGGCTTTTACGAACGAAAACGTCACCAACATTGTCGATTCTGCCACGAACCCTTTGAACGGAAGTCGATGGTGGCTCAAGGCGGAAGACCCTTGGCAATGCCTGGCTGCATGCTTCGAGCTGAAGGCTGCCTTGGATCTTCCCGATCCAACCAAGTTTGTCTCGCAGCTTCCAGTGCATCAGGACGGTACTTGCAATGGCCTGCAGCATTATGCGGCTTTGGGTGGTGATACCTGGGGTGCAAAACAAGTGAACCTAGAACCCGGCGACCGACCGGCTGATGTTTATTCGGCGGTAGCAGATCTGGTCAAGCAAgccatcgacaaggacgCAATGGCCGACAACCAATTTGCGCTAGTGCTCCAAGGCAAAATCACAAGAAAGGTTGTGAAGCAAACTGTAATGACTAACGTGTACGGCGTTACGTTTGGGGGAGCCAAGAAGCAGGTTTGCAAGCAAATTGATGCTCTGTATCCTGACTTGGGGAAAGAATGCGGAATTCCTAACATGATGCTCTCCACCTACATTGCCAGACACATTTTCAATGCGCTAGCAACCATGTTTCGCGGTGCTCATGATATTCAATACTGGTTAGGGGAGATTGGTGGTCGTGTTTGTCGAGCGTTGACACCAGCTCAGCTGAAGGAGATACGAGACAATTACGAAAACGGCGAACGCAAGAAAAAGGACCAACTCGATGATCTTATGAAAAAGTTTCGATCCTCTGTTGTTTGGACGACCCCTCTTCGTATGCCAGTCGTCCAACCATACCGAAAAAGCACTGCCAGAGAGGTCAGGACCTGTCTTCAAGCTCTTGTCTATCCGATAAACGACCAATCTGATCCTGTCCATACGAGAAAGCAACTCCAAGGGTTCCCACCAAACTTTATTCATTCATTGGATGCAAGCCATATGCTGCTTTCAGCGTTGGAGTGTCACGAGCAAGGACTCGATTTCGCAGCAGTGCATGACTCATTCTGGACCCATGCTGCTGATATCGACACCATGAATGGTATTTTGCGAGAGGCATTTATCCAGATCCACGAAGAAGACGTTGTCGGCCGACTAGCAACCGAGTTTGAAGCTCGACATAAGGGTTCCATGTACCTGGCCCACCTCGATCCATCGACTCCcgtggccaagaagatcaagcagcTGAGAAGCAACAGCAAACTCTGTCCAAAGGAAGAGCTGGTCCTCGAGTACAAGCGGAACTCCCTCAAACTTTCAGGCAACCCGTGGGATTTGGAAGCCGCCAAAAAGATTGTAACTCCAGCATCCGTCTATGAAGAGATGGCTGGTGCAGAAGTCGATGTCAGCATCAGTGCAGACACCAGAAACATCGGCCTGGGCGAAATTCCAGCCGATGAGGATACCCAGGAGGGCATGGCCACGGTCGATATGAATGAAGACTCAGAAGTCGAAGAAGAGAACTGGCACGATGCCGCAGCCGTTTCTATGCGGCTGATGGAAAACATGAAGACAAGCCACTTTGAATCACAACTAGTTGGCGCCAAAAAGGAGAAAACATCGAGCAAGCCTACCTCAAAACGCACGGCTGTGCCGGTTTGGCTACCACTGACCGTTCCAGCCATTCCCAAGAAG GGTGATTTTGATGTAACTCGCCTTCGAGAGAGCAAGTACTTCTTCTCATAA